A section of the Neisseria dumasiana genome encodes:
- a CDS encoding NGO1151 family protein encodes MSSIEQRLEYLEEAYDVLRMQNHVLSTAFKGMVRALPAEIAQDVVESVQLAFEDALAELNYEDSPHVDLFHDVTYAFFREKER; translated from the coding sequence ATGAGCAGCATTGAGCAGCGTTTAGAATACTTAGAAGAAGCATACGATGTTTTACGTATGCAAAATCATGTACTTTCAACAGCCTTCAAAGGCATGGTAAGAGCCTTGCCTGCAGAAATCGCGCAAGATGTAGTGGAATCGGTGCAATTGGCTTTCGAAGATGCTTTAGCCGAGTTAAATTATGAAGACAGCCCTCATGTGGATTTATTTCATGATGTCACTTATGCTTTTTTTAGAGAAAAAGAGCGTTAA
- the dinB gene encoding DNA polymerase IV, whose translation MEFRKIIHIDMDAFYASVELREQPHLRGKPVVVAWEGPRSVICAASYEARQFGLHSAMAVSTAKRLCPQAIYVPPHFDLYRQISREIHAIFSRYTTLIEPLSLDEAYLDVTRNLQNIPYAGEIAQKIRQEIRQETGLTASAGIAPNKFLAKIASDWRKPDGQFVLPPQKVEAFLETLPLGKIPGVGRVTLQKMNALGMQTAGDLRRFERGQLLHHFGRYGYRLYDLARGIDEREVKPNRERLQISTEITLPEDLPLKELIIHLPVLTADLWAQMNRKQVEARSVTLKLKTADFHIITRSLTYSSALPDQPSLMKAAQTLMQRIPTHSGDSFRLIGIGVSHLIPKGKQQLLWDI comes from the coding sequence ATGGAATTCCGCAAAATTATCCATATCGATATGGATGCATTCTATGCTTCCGTTGAACTGCGTGAACAACCGCATTTGCGCGGCAAACCTGTTGTGGTTGCTTGGGAAGGCCCGCGTTCTGTTATTTGTGCGGCTTCTTATGAAGCCCGACAATTCGGATTACATTCGGCAATGGCCGTTTCAACTGCAAAAAGGCTTTGCCCTCAAGCGATATATGTACCTCCTCATTTTGATTTATACAGACAAATATCTCGCGAAATTCATGCTATTTTTTCCAGATATACAACACTGATTGAGCCTTTGTCGCTTGATGAAGCTTATTTGGATGTAACCCGCAATCTTCAGAATATTCCTTATGCCGGCGAAATTGCTCAAAAAATCCGCCAAGAAATCAGGCAGGAAACCGGGCTTACTGCCTCTGCCGGTATTGCACCGAATAAATTTTTAGCCAAAATTGCATCGGATTGGCGCAAACCCGACGGCCAATTTGTATTGCCTCCTCAAAAGGTTGAAGCATTTTTAGAAACGCTGCCGCTTGGAAAAATCCCCGGCGTAGGTAGGGTTACTTTGCAGAAAATGAATGCTTTGGGGATGCAAACGGCGGGAGATTTACGCCGTTTCGAACGCGGGCAGCTGCTGCATCATTTTGGGCGATACGGTTACCGTTTGTATGATTTGGCACGCGGTATAGACGAACGTGAAGTAAAACCCAACCGTGAACGGTTGCAGATTTCTACGGAAATTACGTTACCCGAAGATTTGCCTTTAAAGGAGTTGATTATTCATTTACCTGTTTTGACTGCTGATTTATGGGCGCAAATGAACCGCAAACAAGTTGAAGCGCGCAGCGTTACGTTAAAATTGAAAACGGCAGATTTCCATATCATTACCCGTTCTCTTACTTATTCTTCTGCGCTTCCTGATCAACCTTCTTTAATGAAAGCTGCACAAACGCTGATGCAGCGTATTCCTACACATTCAGGAGATTCCTTCCGACTCATCGGCATCGGAGTAAGCCATCTGATACCCAAAGGGAAACAGCAATTATTATGGGATATATGA
- the rpsF gene encoding 30S ribosomal protein S6: MRHYEIVFIVHPDQSEQVPAMVERYKTMIAEAGGKIHRLEDWGRRQLAYPINKIHKAHYVLMNIETAPEVVEELETAFRFNDAVLRHLTIKTKQAVTEASPMLKDEKSKNLLDSNSAAKEETAEA; the protein is encoded by the coding sequence ATGCGTCATTACGAGATCGTGTTTATCGTTCATCCTGATCAAAGCGAGCAAGTGCCCGCAATGGTTGAGCGCTACAAAACCATGATTGCCGAAGCAGGCGGTAAAATTCACCGTTTAGAAGATTGGGGCCGTCGTCAATTGGCTTACCCAATCAACAAAATCCACAAAGCACATTATGTTTTGATGAATATCGAAACCGCTCCCGAAGTGGTTGAAGAACTGGAAACTGCTTTCCGTTTCAATGATGCAGTATTGCGTCATCTGACCATCAAAACCAAACAGGCCGTTACAGAAGCTTCTCCGATGCTGAAAGACGAAAAGTCTAAAAACCTGCTCGACAGCAATTCAGCGGCTAAAGAAGAAACTGCCGAAGCGTAA
- the priB gene encoding primosomal replication protein N, producing MKNLLNLTAQIVHCGELRYTPAGVPVLDIVLRHESWQEENGQKCLVKLELPAKILGKDALNWQHGIETVVTVNGFLAQKSQRYPKPVLRIQNIKEYKG from the coding sequence TTGAAAAATCTTTTAAATCTTACCGCCCAAATTGTCCATTGCGGAGAATTGAGATACACGCCAGCCGGAGTACCGGTTTTGGATATTGTGCTAAGGCACGAATCATGGCAGGAAGAAAACGGGCAAAAATGTTTGGTAAAACTGGAATTGCCCGCAAAAATTCTCGGTAAGGATGCGCTTAATTGGCAACACGGGATTGAAACCGTCGTCACAGTAAACGGTTTTTTGGCACAAAAAAGCCAACGTTATCCAAAACCCGTGTTGCGCATACAAAACATTAAAGAATATAAAGGTTAA
- the rpsR gene encoding 30S ribosomal protein S18 — translation MARQSFKRRKFCRFTAEKIQEVDYKQVDLLKDFISENGKIIPARITGTKAHYQRQLAVAVKRARFLALLPYTDQHK, via the coding sequence ATGGCTCGTCAATCATTCAAACGTAGAAAATTCTGCCGTTTCACGGCTGAAAAAATCCAAGAAGTTGATTACAAACAAGTAGACTTGTTGAAAGACTTCATTTCTGAAAACGGTAAAATCATTCCGGCCCGCATTACCGGTACCAAAGCACACTACCAACGCCAATTGGCTGTTGCCGTAAAACGTGCCCGTTTCTTGGCTTTGCTGCCTTATACCGATCAACATAAATAA
- the rplI gene encoding 50S ribosomal protein L9 translates to MQIILLEKIGGLGNLGDIVTVRNGYARNFLIPSGKAKRATEANMKEFEARRAELEAKQAEILADAKARQEKLDGQTITVAQKAGVDGRLFGSVTNADIAAAIVESGIEVAKSNVRLPNGPLKAVGEYEVEVALHTDAVAAVKVAVVAAAE, encoded by the coding sequence ATGCAAATTATTCTGTTAGAAAAAATCGGTGGCTTGGGCAATTTGGGCGATATTGTTACCGTAAGAAATGGTTATGCCCGTAACTTTTTAATTCCTTCCGGCAAAGCTAAACGTGCTACCGAAGCCAATATGAAAGAATTTGAAGCACGTCGTGCCGAATTGGAAGCGAAGCAGGCCGAAATTTTGGCTGATGCTAAAGCCCGTCAAGAGAAATTGGATGGACAAACCATCACGGTGGCTCAAAAAGCAGGTGTAGACGGTCGTTTGTTTGGTTCTGTAACTAATGCCGATATTGCCGCTGCTATCGTTGAATCAGGTATTGAAGTTGCAAAATCAAATGTACGTTTACCTAACGGCCCTTTGAAAGCTGTTGGTGAATACGAGGTAGAAGTAGCTTTGCATACCGATGCAGTTGCTGCTGTTAAAGTTGCTGTGGTGGCCGCTGCCGAGTAA
- a CDS encoding NAD(P)H-hydrate epimerase — protein MKIYTSIEMRRYEQAAVDAGTSFEQLMENAGQGSAADILKRHPTAGHVLVVCGKGNNGGDGLVIARVLQQSGWKADIVFVLGDNVSELSALNRSRLHGLPGIEFIEPSELEGRLKKFSYNLLIEGIFGTGFNGILPESVASICRLLNLSDGFKIALDIPTGLNGDTGEADENAFKADLTYTFAAFKPGHFSEAGKSLCGEIVCIDIV, from the coding sequence ATGAAAATATACACCTCTATCGAAATGCGCCGTTACGAACAAGCCGCTGTTGATGCAGGAACTAGCTTTGAACAGTTAATGGAAAATGCCGGACAAGGTTCAGCAGCGGATATTCTCAAACGCCACCCGACAGCCGGTCACGTATTGGTTGTGTGCGGAAAAGGTAATAACGGTGGGGACGGCTTGGTAATCGCAAGAGTGCTTCAACAATCTGGCTGGAAAGCTGATATTGTTTTTGTTTTAGGTGATAATGTGTCCGAACTTTCCGCACTCAACCGTAGCCGCTTACACGGATTACCCGGTATTGAATTTATAGAGCCTAGTGAGCTGGAAGGCCGTCTGAAAAAATTCTCCTACAACCTACTTATCGAAGGTATTTTCGGCACAGGATTTAACGGTATATTGCCTGAATCTGTAGCCAGTATCTGCCGTTTATTGAATCTTTCAGACGGCTTTAAAATTGCTTTAGATATCCCTACGGGTTTAAACGGCGACACCGGTGAAGCTGATGAAAATGCATTTAAGGCCGACCTTACTTATACCTTTGCTGCATTTAAACCGGGGCATTTTAGTGAAGCAGGTAAATCTTTATGCGGTGAAATAGTGTGCATCGATATTGTTTAA
- the rnr gene encoding ribonuclease R, whose amino-acid sequence MSIIKMKKNTKSLSLREKDPFLSREQQRYHHPLPSREWIIEVLEQEGVPLQIFKLAEKLSITEAEHEFFERRIKAMARDGQVLINRRGAVCAAEKLALVKCRIEAHKDGFGFAVPLVPTGEGDFVLYERQMRGLMHGDIVTVRPAGTDRRGRREGQVLDIVERAQKQVVGRYYVERGIAILEPEDHRLTQSIVLEPEGLAELKPESGQVVVAEIESYPDGHRPAVAKLVEVLGDYADSGMEIEIAVRKHQLPHIFSEACLQAAEKIPDHVRPRDIKGRVDLRDLPLVTIDGETARDFDDAVYAEKQGRNYRLVVAIADVSHYVRPNDPIDKDAQERATSVYFPRRVIPMLPESLSNGICSLNPDVERLCMVCDMVVTYAGNIKEYKFYPAVMRSHARLTYTQVWDWIKQGGDYPHRAQIEPLYKLFQIFQAKRHKRGAVEFESTETQMIFDDNGKIERIVPIVRNDAHKLIEECMLAANVCAAEFLLKNKHASLFRNHLGPTPEKLATLREQLGLLGLHLGGGDNPTPKDYAQLAEQFAGRPDAELLQVMMLRSMQQAVYEPENQGHFGLAYEAYTHFTSPIRRYPDLTVHRAIKAVLNEEKYRPESWQALGVHTSFCERRADDASRDVENWLKTYYMRDKVGEVFEGRISGMANFGIFVTLDDIHIEGMVHISDLGEDYFNYRPEIMAMQGERSGIRFNMGDRVTVKVARADLDTSKIDLTLISGGEVSKKSSRKSAVQTASSETASRSKRGITVKVKSDGKASSDRKPHKEKRKKNSRSESTKAKRKKR is encoded by the coding sequence TTGTCAATCATCAAAATGAAGAAAAATACTAAGTCACTCAGTTTAAGAGAGAAAGATCCTTTTTTGAGCCGCGAGCAGCAACGCTATCATCATCCGTTGCCCAGCCGCGAATGGATTATAGAAGTATTGGAGCAGGAAGGTGTTCCTTTACAGATTTTCAAATTGGCAGAGAAGTTGTCGATTACTGAAGCTGAACACGAGTTTTTCGAACGCCGTATTAAAGCGATGGCGCGAGACGGGCAGGTGTTGATTAACCGTCGCGGTGCCGTTTGTGCGGCCGAAAAACTGGCATTGGTGAAATGCCGTATCGAAGCCCATAAAGACGGCTTTGGTTTTGCCGTGCCTTTGGTGCCGACCGGTGAAGGCGATTTTGTTTTATACGAACGTCAAATGCGCGGCTTGATGCATGGTGATATCGTTACTGTGCGCCCGGCAGGAACAGACCGTCGCGGCCGTCGCGAAGGGCAGGTTTTGGATATTGTCGAACGTGCTCAAAAACAGGTTGTCGGCCGTTATTATGTAGAACGCGGTATTGCCATTCTTGAGCCTGAAGATCACCGGCTCACCCAAAGCATTGTTTTAGAGCCCGAAGGTTTGGCGGAATTAAAGCCCGAATCGGGGCAGGTTGTGGTAGCGGAAATCGAAAGCTATCCTGATGGTCACCGTCCGGCGGTTGCCAAGTTGGTTGAGGTATTGGGTGATTATGCAGACAGCGGCATGGAAATTGAAATCGCTGTGCGCAAGCACCAGCTGCCCCATATTTTTAGCGAAGCGTGTTTGCAGGCTGCCGAAAAAATTCCCGATCATGTCCGGCCGCGAGATATTAAGGGGCGCGTAGATTTGCGCGATCTGCCTTTGGTTACGATAGACGGCGAAACTGCACGAGACTTTGATGATGCGGTTTATGCTGAAAAACAGGGCAGGAATTACCGCCTTGTTGTGGCTATCGCCGATGTGAGCCATTATGTCCGCCCTAATGACCCTATTGATAAGGATGCTCAAGAGCGCGCCACCAGCGTGTATTTTCCGCGCAGGGTAATCCCGATGTTGCCGGAGAGCCTTTCCAACGGCATTTGTTCGCTCAATCCGGATGTGGAACGCTTGTGTATGGTATGCGACATGGTGGTAACGTATGCGGGCAATATCAAAGAATATAAGTTTTATCCGGCGGTTATGCGTTCACATGCTCGTTTGACTTACACGCAAGTTTGGGATTGGATAAAACAAGGCGGCGATTATCCGCATAGGGCGCAAATCGAACCGCTGTACAAGCTGTTTCAAATTTTTCAGGCAAAACGGCACAAGCGTGGTGCGGTTGAGTTTGAAAGTACTGAAACACAAATGATTTTCGATGATAACGGAAAAATCGAGCGTATTGTGCCTATCGTACGCAACGATGCCCACAAGTTGATTGAAGAGTGTATGTTGGCAGCCAACGTGTGTGCGGCTGAGTTCTTATTGAAGAATAAACATGCATCGCTGTTCCGCAACCATTTGGGGCCTACTCCTGAAAAGCTGGCTACATTGCGCGAACAACTGGGTTTGCTCGGATTGCACTTGGGCGGGGGAGACAATCCCACTCCGAAAGACTACGCGCAACTGGCCGAACAGTTTGCAGGCCGTCCTGATGCCGAATTGCTTCAGGTAATGATGCTGCGTTCTATGCAACAAGCGGTTTACGAGCCTGAAAACCAAGGCCACTTTGGCTTGGCCTATGAAGCTTATACCCATTTCACGTCGCCGATCCGCCGCTACCCCGATTTGACCGTACACCGAGCCATCAAAGCAGTATTGAATGAAGAAAAATACCGTCCTGAATCATGGCAGGCTTTAGGTGTGCATACGTCTTTCTGCGAGCGTCGTGCCGATGATGCCAGCCGCGATGTAGAAAACTGGCTGAAAACCTATTACATGCGCGACAAAGTCGGCGAAGTGTTTGAAGGCCGTATCAGCGGCATGGCTAATTTCGGCATCTTTGTGACTTTAGACGATATTCACATCGAAGGAATGGTGCATATCAGCGATTTAGGGGAGGATTATTTCAACTACCGCCCCGAAATTATGGCTATGCAGGGCGAGCGCAGCGGCATACGCTTTAATATGGGCGACCGTGTAACCGTTAAAGTGGCTCGTGCCGATTTGGATACCAGCAAAATTGATCTGACTTTGATCAGTGGCGGTGAAGTATCTAAAAAGAGCAGCAGAAAATCTGCGGTTCAGACGGCCTCATCTGAAACGGCTTCACGCAGCAAACGAGGAATTACGGTTAAAGTGAAGTCGGATGGTAAGGCTTCATCCGACCGTAAGCCTCATAAAGAAAAGCGAAAAAAAAACAGCCGTAGCGAAAGCACTAAGGCCAAACGCAAAAAGCGTTAA
- a CDS encoding hemolysin family protein has product MSILEAVIILFLLILISALVSAAELALASSRKIKLQVMAKEGDVRALDVLNMQEHPGSFITVVQIGLNAVAVLGGIVGEAAVRPFLSNLLAGTGLETAASVLAFVFVTSVFILFADLMPKRFAMINPERVAVRVVRPVMLLIFVFKPLIFLFDGMANLIFKLLKISTVRSDGLTSEDIYAVVDAGAQAGVLKQQEHYLIENIFDMQERTVTSTMSAREYLVYVDKSDNNETVLEKIDETPHSKILVCNGGLEKVIGYIESHTFLTHYLKEPNINLTDRRVLRKALFIPDTLSLYEVLETFKNAGEDFAVIINEYALVVGVITLKDVMNIVMGDLVATEEEPQIIRRNETSWLVDGATPLEDVMRALDIAAFPHSENYETVGGFMMYSLRKVPKRTDFVVFDKYKFEIIDTDNLKIDQLLVSLHQDAVEKKD; this is encoded by the coding sequence ATGAGTATTCTTGAAGCCGTTATCATCCTGTTTCTTCTGATTTTAATCAGTGCTTTGGTTTCGGCTGCCGAACTGGCACTGGCTTCTTCCCGTAAAATCAAATTACAGGTCATGGCAAAAGAAGGCGACGTGCGTGCACTTGATGTCTTGAACATGCAGGAGCACCCCGGTAGCTTTATTACAGTAGTACAAATCGGTTTGAATGCCGTAGCAGTATTGGGCGGTATTGTCGGCGAAGCGGCGGTGCGGCCGTTTTTGAGCAATCTGCTGGCCGGCACCGGCTTGGAAACAGCGGCTTCGGTGCTGGCGTTTGTTTTTGTGACCAGCGTGTTTATTCTGTTTGCCGACCTGATGCCCAAACGCTTTGCCATGATTAACCCCGAACGGGTGGCCGTGCGCGTAGTACGGCCGGTCATGCTGCTGATTTTCGTGTTCAAGCCGTTGATTTTCCTGTTTGACGGCATGGCCAATCTGATTTTCAAACTGCTGAAAATTTCTACCGTACGCAGCGACGGCCTGACTTCCGAAGACATTTACGCCGTGGTCGATGCCGGTGCGCAGGCAGGCGTGTTGAAGCAGCAGGAACATTATCTGATTGAAAACATTTTCGATATGCAGGAGCGCACGGTTACTTCTACCATGAGCGCTCGCGAATATTTGGTTTATGTAGATAAAAGCGACAATAACGAAACCGTGCTGGAAAAAATAGACGAAACCCCTCACTCTAAAATCTTGGTATGCAACGGCGGGCTGGAAAAAGTGATCGGCTATATCGAATCGCACACGTTTCTCACCCATTATCTGAAAGAGCCGAACATCAACCTGACCGACCGCCGCGTGTTACGCAAAGCTTTGTTTATTCCCGATACTTTGTCGCTTTACGAAGTATTGGAAACCTTTAAAAACGCCGGCGAAGACTTTGCCGTAATCATCAACGAATACGCTTTGGTTGTGGGTGTGATTACGCTGAAAGACGTGATGAACATTGTGATGGGTGATTTGGTAGCGACAGAAGAAGAGCCGCAAATTATCCGCCGCAACGAAACCTCTTGGCTGGTGGACGGTGCAACACCGCTCGAAGACGTGATGCGCGCCCTCGACATTGCCGCTTTTCCCCATTCGGAAAACTACGAAACCGTGGGCGGATTTATGATGTATTCGTTGCGCAAAGTGCCCAAACGAACCGATTTCGTGGTGTTCGACAAATACAAGTTTGAAATCATCGACACCGATAATCTGAAAATCGACCAGCTGTTGGTTTCGCTTCATCAAGATGCGGTTGAAAAGAAAGATTAA
- a CDS encoding 2Fe-2S iron-sulfur cluster-binding protein translates to MSYTVTLVPDHATFSVEADEPILSAAKRQNFNLPHSCQSGICGQCKAQVVSGDIERGAYAELALSSEEAAQGKILMCCTKLNGDVTLKIPGYNGASAPPVKTFPTRVASVEYIHDVAVLTLSLPKAPPFHFWAGQYIDILLKNGETRSYSIAGNPNSTETLTLHIAKRQGGLFSDMLFGENPSVQEKTILRVRGPLGTFALQDGDKPIILMATGTGFAPIGSILRQLADSDSKRPVHLYWGARHESGLYDFQTASALTARLPNARFTPVLSQPDTNWQGATGYVQTQVAADYPDLSGFQVYACGSVQMIESAKQLLQQECGLPETAFFSDAFSAAV, encoded by the coding sequence ATGTCTTACACCGTTACCCTTGTGCCCGATCATGCGACTTTCAGTGTTGAAGCCGACGAACCGATATTGAGTGCCGCCAAGAGACAAAATTTCAACCTGCCCCATTCCTGTCAAAGCGGCATTTGCGGTCAATGTAAGGCTCAAGTAGTGAGCGGCGATATCGAACGGGGAGCCTATGCCGAACTGGCCTTAAGTTCGGAAGAAGCCGCCCAAGGTAAAATATTGATGTGCTGCACCAAATTAAACGGCGACGTCACATTAAAAATACCCGGTTATAACGGCGCATCCGCCCCGCCCGTTAAAACCTTTCCTACGCGCGTGGCTTCAGTGGAATATATTCATGATGTTGCCGTGTTAACCCTCTCTTTACCCAAAGCACCGCCTTTCCATTTTTGGGCCGGCCAATACATTGATATTCTGTTGAAAAACGGTGAAACACGCAGTTACTCCATCGCCGGCAACCCCAACAGCACCGAAACCCTCACTTTGCATATTGCCAAACGGCAAGGCGGTTTATTTTCCGACATGCTGTTCGGAGAAAACCCCTCTGTTCAAGAAAAAACCATTTTGCGCGTGCGCGGCCCTCTGGGTACGTTTGCGCTGCAAGACGGCGATAAACCGATTATTTTGATGGCAACCGGCACAGGCTTTGCACCCATCGGCAGCATACTCCGCCAGCTGGCCGACAGCGACAGCAAGCGCCCCGTGCATCTGTATTGGGGTGCGCGCCATGAAAGCGGCTTATATGATTTTCAGACGGCCTCGGCATTAACCGCCCGCTTACCGAACGCCCGTTTTACTCCCGTGCTTTCGCAACCGGACACAAACTGGCAAGGCGCAACCGGCTATGTCCAAACCCAAGTTGCTGCCGATTATCCCGACTTATCGGGCTTTCAAGTCTATGCTTGCGGTTCCGTTCAAATGATTGAATCGGCCAAGCAACTTTTGCAGCAAGAATGCGGTCTACCCGAAACAGCATTCTTCTCAGATGCATTTTCGGCTGCGGTGTAA
- the gatB gene encoding Asp-tRNA(Asn)/Glu-tRNA(Gln) amidotransferase subunit GatB has product MTWETVIGLEIHVQLNTKSKIFSGASTAFGAEPNAHASVVECALPGVLPVMNREVVEKAIKLGLALDAKINQKNVFDRKNYFYPDLPKGYQISQLDLPIVEHGKLEIVVGDEVKTINVTRAHMEEDAGKSVHEGLSGATGIDLNRAGTPLLEVVSEPEMRSAAEAVAYAKALHGLVTWLDICDGNMAEGSFRIDANVSVRPKGQQEFGTRREIKNLNSFRFLEQAINYEVESQIEIIEDGGKVQQATMLFDPDKGETRVMRLKEDAHDYRYFPDPDLLPVMISDGQLQKAKDEMPELPSEMAQRFVADFGVSDYDARLLTASRSQAAFFETAAQASGQGKLVANWMNGELAATLNKEGLSLSESPIQADRLAGLVAKIADGTLSNKLAKQVFEAMWGSDLDAEAIIERDGLKQMTDTGAIEKIIDEVLANNAKSVEEFKAGKEKAFNALVGQVMKASKGKANPQQVQELLKAKLA; this is encoded by the coding sequence ATGACCTGGGAAACCGTAATCGGACTGGAAATCCACGTCCAATTAAATACCAAATCCAAAATTTTCAGCGGTGCTTCTACTGCTTTCGGTGCCGAGCCGAACGCGCATGCCAGTGTGGTGGAATGTGCTTTGCCGGGCGTGTTGCCGGTGATGAACCGCGAAGTGGTGGAAAAAGCCATTAAGCTCGGTTTGGCCTTGGATGCGAAAATCAACCAAAAAAACGTGTTCGACCGTAAAAACTATTTCTACCCCGACTTGCCCAAAGGCTATCAAATCAGCCAATTGGATTTGCCGATTGTGGAACACGGCAAGTTGGAAATTGTGGTGGGCGACGAAGTCAAAACCATCAATGTAACGCGTGCGCACATGGAAGAAGATGCGGGTAAATCGGTGCATGAAGGTTTGAGCGGTGCAACGGGCATCGACCTCAACCGCGCCGGTACGCCTCTGCTGGAAGTGGTTTCCGAGCCGGAAATGCGTTCCGCAGCCGAGGCTGTGGCTTATGCCAAAGCTTTGCACGGCTTGGTAACGTGGCTGGATATTTGCGACGGCAATATGGCGGAGGGTTCATTCCGTATTGATGCGAACGTATCGGTGCGTCCGAAAGGACAGCAGGAATTCGGTACGCGCCGCGAAATCAAAAACTTAAACTCTTTCCGCTTTTTAGAGCAGGCGATTAATTATGAAGTGGAAAGCCAAATCGAGATTATCGAAGACGGCGGCAAAGTGCAGCAGGCAACGATGCTGTTCGACCCCGATAAAGGCGAAACCCGCGTGATGCGCCTTAAAGAAGACGCGCACGACTACCGCTATTTCCCCGACCCCGATTTATTGCCGGTGATGATTTCAGACGGCCAGTTACAAAAAGCGAAAGACGAAATGCCTGAGCTGCCGTCTGAAATGGCACAGCGTTTCGTAGCCGATTTCGGCGTGAGCGACTACGATGCCCGTTTGTTAACCGCCAGCCGCTCTCAAGCCGCTTTCTTTGAAACCGCCGCCCAAGCCAGCGGACAAGGTAAATTGGTGGCAAACTGGATGAACGGCGAATTGGCCGCTACATTGAACAAAGAAGGTTTGAGCCTGTCTGAAAGCCCGATTCAGGCCGACCGCTTGGCCGGATTGGTGGCGAAAATCGCCGACGGCACATTAAGCAACAAACTCGCCAAACAGGTGTTTGAAGCGATGTGGGGCAGCGATTTGGATGCCGAGGCCATTATCGAGCGCGACGGTTTGAAACAGATGACCGACACCGGCGCGATTGAAAAAATCATCGACGAAGTGTTGGCCAACAACGCCAAATCGGTAGAAGAATTCAAAGCCGGTAAGGAAAAAGCCTTTAATGCGCTGGTGGGTCAAGTGATGAAAGCCAGCAAAGGCAAAGCCAATCCGCAGCAGGTGCAGGAATTGCTGAAAGCGAAACTGGCTTGA
- a CDS encoding type II restriction endonuclease, translating into MSEFQKFLDQLVETNATLDYFVSFDTVRKNVSKIALKLNQLNYLIGKSNLKEAIRDIYNENPKAFDVLGILIAVRESNKTKTFNNQGEIVFVNSYFSSLEGIYDYIQQTGLEKIFQNKDITNLVDYVFGVEAGLSTHGRKNRGGDNMNFAVAKQLENANIPFLKEVPNTNFPDITGLGKDIKRFDFVIKTKLKTYLIETNFYNTGGSKPNEVARAYSDIAPKINRHPNYEFVWITDGQGWQSAKNKLEEAFNNIPSIYNLTTLERFIAKLQDEGFNK; encoded by the coding sequence ATGTCTGAATTTCAAAAATTTTTAGATCAATTGGTGGAAACAAATGCAACATTGGATTATTTTGTTAGTTTTGATACTGTCAGAAAAAATGTTAGCAAAATAGCTCTAAAACTCAATCAGCTAAATTATTTAATCGGTAAAAGTAATTTAAAAGAAGCCATTCGAGATATTTATAATGAAAATCCTAAAGCTTTTGATGTGCTTGGTATTTTGATTGCTGTTCGAGAAAGTAACAAAACTAAAACTTTCAACAATCAAGGGGAAATTGTTTTTGTAAATAGTTACTTTTCCTCATTGGAGGGGATTTACGACTACATACAACAAACAGGTTTGGAAAAAATTTTCCAAAATAAAGATATTACTAATCTGGTGGACTATGTTTTTGGTGTGGAAGCTGGGTTAAGCACTCATGGCAGAAAAAATCGCGGTGGGGACAATATGAACTTTGCCGTTGCCAAACAGTTGGAGAATGCAAATATTCCATTTCTAAAAGAAGTTCCCAATACTAATTTTCCTGATATTACTGGTTTAGGGAAGGATATTAAGCGTTTTGATTTTGTTATTAAAACAAAGCTCAAAACCTACCTAATAGAAACCAATTTTTATAATACTGGTGGTTCAAAGCCTAATGAAGTTGCCCGCGCTTATTCAGATATTGCTCCTAAGATAAATCGGCATCCTAATTATGAATTTGTTTGGATTACTGACGGCCAAGGTTGGCAATCTGCTAAAAACAAATTGGAAGAAGCATTTAATAATATTCCCAGTATTTATAATTTAACCACATTAGAAAGATTTATTGCGAAACTTCAAGATGAAGGTTTCAATAAATAA